One window of the Niallia circulans genome contains the following:
- a CDS encoding ABC transporter permease: protein MKSYYVKRFFSMVVTLWVIITITFFLMHFTPGSPFNDERTTNDAIQKNLEEQYHLDKPLIVQYGMYLKQIATFDFGISIKKSSQTVNEMIGRGFPVSFELGMVSLIVAVISGITLGVIASLKHNGVIDYIAMTIAVIGISIPNFVLATMLIQQFAVHWKILPTATWSSWKHMILPTIALATGPTAIIARLTRTSMLEVLTQDYIKTARAKGLSPFKIIVKHALRNALLPVVTLLGALAASILTGTFVIEKIFAIPGMGKYFVDSINNRDYPVIMGTTIFYSTILIIMLFLVDLAYGILDPRIKLQKKEG, encoded by the coding sequence ATGAAATCTTATTATGTTAAGCGCTTTTTCTCGATGGTCGTAACGTTATGGGTCATTATTACGATTACTTTCTTTTTAATGCATTTTACACCAGGTTCGCCATTTAATGATGAAAGAACGACGAATGATGCGATTCAGAAGAATTTAGAGGAGCAATATCATTTAGATAAACCGCTCATTGTTCAATATGGTATGTATTTAAAACAAATAGCAACCTTTGACTTTGGCATATCGATAAAAAAATCATCGCAAACAGTAAATGAAATGATTGGAAGAGGATTTCCTGTTTCCTTTGAGCTTGGTATGGTTTCCTTAATAGTTGCGGTTATTTCAGGGATAACGCTTGGCGTGATTGCTTCCCTTAAACACAATGGGGTCATTGATTATATAGCGATGACAATAGCGGTAATAGGAATTTCTATTCCTAACTTTGTTTTAGCAACCATGTTGATTCAACAGTTTGCGGTTCATTGGAAGATACTCCCGACAGCGACATGGTCGAGCTGGAAGCATATGATTCTCCCAACGATAGCACTTGCGACAGGTCCAACCGCCATTATTGCTCGGTTAACAAGAACGAGTATGCTAGAAGTATTAACACAAGATTATATAAAAACAGCTAGGGCAAAGGGACTTTCTCCATTCAAAATAATTGTCAAACACGCACTGCGCAATGCTCTTTTGCCAGTTGTAACTTTATTAGGTGCTTTGGCAGCCAGTATTTTGACTGGTACCTTCGTGATTGAAAAAATATTTGCGATTCCTGGTATGGGGAAATACTTTGTAGATAGTATTAATAATCGTGATTATCCTGTTATTATGGGGACGACCATTTTTTACAGTACCATTTTAATTATCATGCTATTCCTCGTTGATTTAGCATATGGCATATTGGATCCGCGAATAAAACTTCAGAAGAAGGAGGGCTAG